A stretch of the Columba livia isolate bColLiv1 breed racing homer unplaced genomic scaffold, bColLiv1.pat.W.v2 Scaffold_132, whole genome shotgun sequence genome encodes the following:
- the LOC135577651 gene encoding olfactory receptor 14J1-like, whose translation LHYGTLLGSRACVHMAAAAWATGFLTALLHTANTFSLPLCKGNALGQFFCEIPQILKLSCSHSHLRELGLLVVSACLFFTCFIFIVVSYVQILRAVLRIPSEQGRHKAFSTCLPHLAVVSLFVSTGSFAYLKPPSICSPSLDLVVSVLYSVVPPEF comes from the exons ctgcactacgggaccctcctgggcagcagagcttgtgtccacatggcagcagctgcctgggccactgggtttctcactgctctgctgcacacggccaatacattttcactgcccctgtgcaagggcaatgccctgggccagttcttctgtgaaatcccccagatcctcaagctctcctgctcacactcccacctcagggaacttgggctccttgtggtcagtgcctgtttattttttacgtgtttcattttcattgtggtgtcctatgtgcagatcttgagggccgtgctgaggatcccctctgagcagggacggcacaaagccttttccacctgcctccctcacctggccgtggtctccctgtttgtcagcactggttcatttgcctacctgaagcccccatccatctgttctccttccctggacctggtggtgtcagttctgtactcggtggtgcctcca gagttttaa